Proteins from one Quercus lobata isolate SW786 unplaced genomic scaffold, ValleyOak3.0 Primary Assembly Scq3eQI_49, whole genome shotgun sequence genomic window:
- the LOC115973005 gene encoding uncharacterized protein LOC115973005, with product MQSFAFCAVWRFLYVCKLTISGAGQICACSIEMAFETSTTKYLFDNYCYLYISMVLVILEVVFQVFLRLLRIPQYSNQWACETGKHLHELRSLYACAMDSLLLRCYVCLFHVIVSFSKSYYFSFAVWCRSLYR from the exons ATGCAGAG cTTTGCTTTTTGTGCAGTCTGGAGGTTCCTGTATGTGTGCAA GTTGACAATTTCAGGTGCAGGGCAAATTTGTGCTTGCTCCATTGAGATGGCTTTTGAGACTTCCACAACAAAATACCTCTTCGATAACTACTGTTATCTCTACATTAGCATGGTACTAGTCATCCTTGAAGTAGTATTTCAAGTCTTCTTAAGGCTGCTTAGGATACCACAGTACTCCAATCAATGGGCATGTGAGACTGGGAAACACTTACATGAACTCAGAAGCTTGTATGCATGTGCAATGGATTCCCTTTTACTTAGATGCTATGTGTGTCTGTTTCATGTTATAGTATCATTTTCCAAATCgtattatttctcttttgcaGTTTGGTGTAGGTCACTGTATCGGTGA
- the LOC115973014 gene encoding disease resistance protein RGA2-like has product MAEGALFDLAGNVINVLGSFIAEEIKLALGVKTEIENLKSRVSTIQAVLLDAEKRSSQNDVIKNWLGKLKDVLHDADDVLDDFSTEVLRRKVMSGNKMTKEVRIFFSSENQPAFCNKMGHEIKAISERLNAIEKEMMAYDFSRSLVEPQVMNRADRETYSFVLKDEVFGREHDKKKIMERLFDDSGEENISIIPIVGIGGLGKTTLAQLVYNDEDVQTKFEIKLWVCISDIFDVQRIIKEIVEQLTKRQHEGGLEILQNKLREELNGKKYLIILDDLWNEDGNKWRRLINLLMVGSRGSRIVVTTRSTKVAEITGATSPHELEGLVLEKAWPLFVKMAFKGGKEPENQILVALGKQIVGKCIGVPLAIRTIGSLLYGKTNVIEWQSFLDVKLSKIAQQQNDISSTLKLSYDHLPSHLKQCFAYCRLFPKDFRIDVNTLINLWIAQDFIVLEDPRQRFVDIGREYFMELLWRSFFQDVEIDVLDNIKSCKMHDLMHDLAILVSGMESAILNSSGENVIEKVHHVSFDLVDSSSQFSIPVANKRKIRTILAASGYM; this is encoded by the exons aTGGCGGAAGGAGCTTTGTTCGATCTTGCTGGGAACGTCATTAATGTGCTTGGCTCTTTCATTGCTGAAGAGATCAAACTGGCCCTTGGTGTCAAAACTGAGATTGAAAATCTAAAGAGCAGAGTCTCCACGATCCAAGCTGTGCTACTAGATGCAGAAAAGCGGAGTTCTCAAAACGATGTGATCAAAAACTGGCTCGGTAAGCTCAAAGATGTCCTCCATGATGCTGATGACGTGCTGGATGATTTCTCCACTGAAGTTTTGCGCCGAAAAGTGATGAGTGGAAACAAAATGACAAAGGAGGTAcgcattttcttttcaagtgaAAACCAGCCTgctttttgtaataaaatggGTCATGAAATAAAAGCAATTAGTGAGAGACTAAATGCCATTGAAAAAGAGATGATGGCTTATGACTTTAGTCGAAGCTTGGTTGAGCCACAAGTCATGAATAGGGCGGATAGAGAAACTTACTCTTTTGTACTCAAAGACGAAGTTTTTGGCAGAGAGCATGATAAGAAAAAGATTATGGAACGTCTTTTTGATGACAGTGGTGAAGAGAATATTTCTATCATTCCAATTGTTGGTATCGGAGGTTTGGGCAAGACAACACTAGCTCAACTGGTATACAATGATGAAGATgttcaaacaaaatttgagaTAAAACTTTGGGTTTGTATCTCTGATATCTTTGATGTGCAGCGGATTATTAAAGAAATTGTAGAACAGTTGACAAAGAGGCAGCATGAAGGAGGCCTTGAGATCTTGCAAAATAAGCTTCGAGAAGAacttaatggaaaaaaatactTGATTATCTTGGACGATTTGTGGAATGAGGACGGTAATAAATGGCGTCGCTTGATAAATTTACTAATGGTTGGTTCAAGGGGAAGTAGGATAGTGGTAACTACTCGCTCGACAAAGGTAGCAGAGATTACTGGCGCAACTTCACCTCATGAACTTGAAGGCCTAGTTCTAGAAAAGGCTTGGCCATTATTTGTTAAAATGGCATTTAAAGGAGGCAAAGAGCCAGAAAACCAAATCTTAGTAGCCCTAGGAAAACAGATTGTGGGAAAGTGTATTGGAGTGCCTCTTGCTATAAGAACAATTGGAAGCTTATTGTATGGTAAAACCAATGTAATTGAGTGGCAATCTTTTTTAGATGTTAAACTCTCAAAaatagcccaacaacaaaatgaCATTTCATCAACTCTTAAGTTGAGTTATGATCACCTTCCATCACATTTGAAGCAATGTTTTGCTTATTGTAGATTATTTCCAAAAGATTTTAGGATTGATGTAAATACACTTATTAATCTTTGGATAGCTCAAGACTTTATTGTGTTAGAAGATCCAAGACAGCGTTTTGTGGATATTGGAAGAGAATATTTTATGGAATTACTTTGGAGGTCATTTTTTCAGGATGTAGAAATTGATGTTTTGGACAATATAAAATCATGTAAGATGCATGATCTCATGCATGATCTTGCAATTCTTGTATCTGGAATGGAAAGTGCCATATTAAATTCAAGTGGGGAAAATGTGATTGAAAAAGTTCATCATGTATCATTTGATCTAGTGGATTCATCGAGTCAATTTTCAATCCCCGTGGCTAATAAAAGGAAGATACGAACAATTCTTGCAGCTAGT GGCTACATGTAG